The following proteins are encoded in a genomic region of Ostrinia nubilalis chromosome 1, ilOstNubi1.1, whole genome shotgun sequence:
- the LOC135088588 gene encoding G2/mitotic-specific cyclin-B, which yields MEIARRQRPMQIHDQENVFAVKGKSGMALPAKRQGLTMRGALGDINSNVQAQRDIHVGKVAVATAEYEKKTSLCRGNAKSNYSHVQSKVDTGLPSKLIQPSSRPPLRREESTANLAARAAARSKAKENKPLEVKESINIMIQAKKCFQDTKKSSKLPTVKENIVRESKLKPILKDPTESLGKLRLAESTTHSEQVLGIIDQNKVEKKAAQLHSVLQKSTPELPEDIEDIDAGDKNSPLLMSIYIKDIYHYLTELEEKYPIELDHLKKQTVITGKMRATLIDWLVEVQRQFSLVLETFHLTVGIIDRYLQAMPNVQRNQLQLVGVTAMFIASKYEEIYPPDVGDFVYVTDNAYSKSDVFQCEREIMSKLGFCLARPIPLSFLRRFVKAAHGTSKNHHLAKYFVDLCLVEYSMAHYRPSELAAAAICLSLYLLSSKKLEDVWTPTLSYYSCYSLEHIDPIIRKLAKIVINVENSKYKAVYNKYLDATLAKVSSLPQLKGEAIYELAKIPSNSSMVSSTT from the exons ATGGAAATCGCCAGGAGACAAAGACCA atgcAGATCCATGATCAAGAAAATGTGTTCGCCGTCAAAGGGAAAAGTGGTATGGCGTTGCCTGCGAAACGGCAAGGGCTGACGATGCGTGGAGCACTAGGAGACATCAACAGCAATGTGCAGGCCCAGCGAGATATCCATGTCGGCAAAGTTGCCGTGGCTACTGCGGAATATGAGAAGAAAACTTCACTTTGTCGAGGCAATGCCAaaag TAACTACAGCCATGTGCAATCCAAAGTCGACACAGGACTTCCCAGCAAGCTTATTCAGCCCTCTTCAAGACCACCTCTCCGAAGAGAAGAAAGCACAGCTAATCTTGCTGCTAGGGCCGCTGCTCGTTCTAAG GCCAAGGAAAACAAGCCACTGGAGGTTAAAGAATCCATAAATATTATGATCCAAGCTAAGAAATGCTTTCAAGATACTAAAAAGTCCTCTAAACTGCCAACTGTTAAGGAGAATATTGTCAGAGAGAGTAAGCTAAAGCCTATCCTGAAAGACCCGACGGAGTCCTTGGGGAAACTGAGGTTGGCTGAATCCACAACGCACTCTGAACAAGTTCTGGGCATTATTGACCAAAATAAAGTAGAAAAGAAAGCAGCACAGTTACATTCAGTTTTGCAAAAGTCAACGCCCGAGTTGCCCGAGGACATCGAAGACATTGATGCCGGAGACAAGAACAGCCCATTGCTTATGTCCATTTACATAAAAGACATTTACCATTACCTGACTGAATTGGAAGAGAAATATCCTATTGAATTAGACCACTTGAAGAAACAG actgTGATCACTGGAAAAATGAGGGCCACGCTGATTGACTGGTTGGTTGAAGTACAACGTCAGTTTTCTCTGGTACTCGAGACATTCCACCTGACTGTAGGAATAATTGACCGATATTTACAG GCCATGCCAAATGTGCAGAGGAACCAGCTCCAGCTAGTCGGTGTAACTGCCATGTTCATCGCCAGCAAGTACGAAGAGATCTACCCACCAGACGTTGGAGACTTTGTCTACGTAACGGACAACGCATACAGCAAGTCCGATGTATTCCAGTGCGAGAGGGAAATCATGTCGAAGCTCGGCTTCTGTCTTGCCAGACCGATACCACTTAGTTTTTTGAGAAG gTTTGTCAAAGCCGCACATGGAACGTCAAAGAACCACCACTTGGCTAAATATTTCGTCGATCTTTGCTTAGTTGAATATTCAATGGCGCACTACCGACCGTCGGAGCTCGCGGCCGCTGCGATTTGCCTGTCGCTGTACTTACTATCGAGCAAGAAACTAGAGGATGTCTGGACCCCTACTCTGTCGTACTACTCCTGCTACTCCCTAGAACACATTGACCCCATCATCAGAAAGCTAGCGAAAATTGTTATCAACGTAGAAAACTCCAAATACAAAGCTGTATACAACAAATACTTAGACGCGACGTTAGCTAAGGTGTCGAGCCTGCCGCAACTGAAAGGAGAAGCTATCTATGAACTGGCGAAGATTCCCTCTAACTCAAGTATGGTCTCATCTACCACGTAA